One Malus domestica chromosome 11, GDT2T_hap1 genomic region harbors:
- the LOC103448665 gene encoding MLO-like protein 11 isoform X3: MAKDEQEMRSLALIPTWSVATVLTILLAASLLVERGIHRLSYWLRKTNRKPLLEAVEKMKEELMLLGFISLLLTATSGMISSICIPSKFYDSNFSPCSRSEINEETESNSSQENRIPCKEGYEPIVSYEGLEQLHRFIFIMAITHISYSCLTMLLAIVKIHSWRVWEDEARKDRHDSLTDSVTEITRQLTMRRQSSFVNPSTPVVRNDIFIWVNHNLSPKYDFHSYMIRSMEEEFQRIVGVSATLWGFVVAFMLLNVKGSNLYFWIAIIPIALVLLVGMKLQHIIATLALENAGITGSRREGKLRPRDDLFWFKKPELLLSLIHFCLFQNAFELATFFWFWWQFGYNSCFIRKHWLVYMRLILGFAGQFLCSYITLPLYALVTQMGTNYKAAIIPQRIRETIHGWGESARRRRRLGMYNDGSTIRTEASTEVLLEEDDHQTLDCPADDANTHDGIEVQSVSSSPASPCPVDNETSSTPATPLLQPSASISSSSVTLTIQREGIQRSASMPARRE, encoded by the exons ATGGCGAAAGATGAACAAGAAATGAGATCGTTGGCCTTGATTCCAACATGGTCTGTTGCTACTGTGTTGACAATTTTGTTGGCTGCTTCTCTGCTTGTGGAGCGCGGAATCCATAGGCTAAGCTAT TGGCTGCGGAAAACTAATCGTAAACCCTTGCTTGAAGCTGTGGAGAAAATGAAGGAAG AGTTGATGTTACTTGGGTTTATCTCTCTCCTTTTGACGGCTACCTCAGGCATGATATCCAGTATTTGCATTCCATCAAAGTTCTACGATAGCAATTTTTCACCATGCTCTAGGTCTGAGATTAATGAAGAAACTGAAAGTAATTCGTCCCAAGAAAACCGTATTCCCTGCAAAGAG GGTTATGAACCAATTGTTTCATATGAAGGCCTTGAGCAGTTGCACCGCTTCATCTTTATCATGGCAATAACACATATATCCTACAGCTGCTTAACGATGTTGCTGGCAATAGTGAAG ATTCACAGCTGGAGAGTGTGGGAGGATGAGGCTCGAAAGGACCGACATGATTCATTGACTG ACTCTGTAACAGAGATCACACGGCAGTTGACAATGCGAAGGCAGTCTAGCTTTGTAAATCCGTCAACTCCTGTTGTCAGGAACGACATTTTTATCTGGGTG AATCACAACCTTTCGCCAAAGTATGACTTTCACAGCTATATGATTCGGTCTATGGAAGAGGAATTCCAAAGGATTGTTGGTGTGAG TGCCACACTCTGGGGATTTGTTGTTGCTTTCATGCTGCTTAATGTAAAAG GGTCTAATCTTTATTTCTGGATTGCAATCATTCCAATTGCG CTAGTTCTTCTTGTGGGAATGAAGCTGCAGCATATTATTGCAACCCTAGCATTGGAGAATGCTGGTATAACTGGATCTCGTCGAGAAGGAAAGCTGAGGCCTCGGGATGATCTTTTCTGGTTCAAGAAGCCTGAACTTTTGCTGTCCTTGATCCATTTTTGTTTATTCCAG AATGCATTTGAATTGGCTACattcttttggttttgg TGGCAGTTTGGGTATAATTCTTGCTTTATCCGAAAGCATTGGCTCGTGTATATGAGGCTGATTTTAGG GTTCGCCGGGCAGTTCTTGTGCAGCTACATCACCTTGCCACTGTATGCCTTGGTTACTCAG ATGGGAACGAATTATAAGGCGGCAATAATTCCACAAAGGATAAGAGAAACAATTCATGGATGGGGAGAGTCAGctaggagaagaagaaggctaGGCATGTACAACGATGGTTCAACCATTCGCACAGAAGCAAGCACAGAAGTATTGCTCGAGGAAGATGATCATCAAACGCTCGATTGCCCTGCAGATGATGCTAATACGCATGATGGAATTGAAGTGCAATCGGTTTCTAGTTCTCCGGCCAGTCCTTGCCCGGTTGATAATGAAACCTCAAGTACGCCAGCTACACCCCTTCTTCAACCATCGGCTTCTATTTCTTCTTCATCTGTTACATTGACTATTCAAAGAGAAGGTATTCAAAGATCCGCATCAATGCCAGCTAGAAGGGAATGA
- the HIPM gene encoding uncharacterized protein HIPM isoform X1 produces MKIGESRRACGIWLLPVKIPPFLSFPPPLSPPSPSPNARCVSAKPLDMGGRGVIGDRWSMRILWACAIGSAVSLYMVAVDRQLKNRERALAEELKAMEAESGSGLILARWLEMHQQSISANAYVGN; encoded by the exons ATGAAAATTGGAGAAAGCAGAAGAGCATGTGGCATTTGGCTCTTACCGGTTAAAATTCCCCCGTTTCTCTCTTTCCCTCCGCCGCTCTCTCCTCCATCTCCGTCCCCAAACGCTAGGTGTGTCTCCGCCAAACCA CTAGATATGGGAGGCAGAGGAGTTATCGGGGATCGATGGTCCATGAGGATTCTCTGGGCGTGTGCAATTGGAAGTGCTGTCA GCCTATATATGGTTGCTGTGGACAGACAACTAAAGAACAGGGAACGAGCGCTGGCCGAAGAGTTAAAAGCCATGGAGGCAGAATCAGGCAGCG GGCTGATCCTGGCACGCTGGCTCGAAATGCATCAACAGTCAATATCAGCTAACGCCTATGTGGGCAACTGA
- the HIPM gene encoding uncharacterized protein HIPM isoform X5 — protein MGGRGVIGDRWSMRILWACAIGSAVSLYMVAVDRQLKNRERALAEELKAMEAESGSGEVA, from the exons ATGGGAGGCAGAGGAGTTATCGGGGATCGATGGTCCATGAGGATTCTCTGGGCGTGTGCAATTGGAAGTGCTGTCA GCCTATATATGGTTGCTGTGGACAGACAACTAAAGAACAGGGAACGAGCGCTGGCCGAAGAGTTAAAAGCCATGGAGGCAGAATCAGGCAGCGGTGAGGTTGCTTGA
- the HIPM gene encoding uncharacterized protein HIPM isoform X4 — protein MGGRGVIGDRWSMRILWACAIGSAVSLYMVAVDRQLKNRERALAEELKAMEAESGSGLILARWLEMHQQSISANAYVGN, from the exons ATGGGAGGCAGAGGAGTTATCGGGGATCGATGGTCCATGAGGATTCTCTGGGCGTGTGCAATTGGAAGTGCTGTCA GCCTATATATGGTTGCTGTGGACAGACAACTAAAGAACAGGGAACGAGCGCTGGCCGAAGAGTTAAAAGCCATGGAGGCAGAATCAGGCAGCG GGCTGATCCTGGCACGCTGGCTCGAAATGCATCAACAGTCAATATCAGCTAACGCCTATGTGGGCAACTGA
- the HIPM gene encoding uncharacterized protein HIPM isoform X2 produces the protein MKIGESRRACGIWLLPVKIPPFLSFPPPLSPPSPSPNARCVSAKPLDMGGRGVIGDRWSMRILWACAIGSAVSLYMVAVDRQLKNRERALAEELKAMEAESGSGEVA, from the exons ATGAAAATTGGAGAAAGCAGAAGAGCATGTGGCATTTGGCTCTTACCGGTTAAAATTCCCCCGTTTCTCTCTTTCCCTCCGCCGCTCTCTCCTCCATCTCCGTCCCCAAACGCTAGGTGTGTCTCCGCCAAACCA CTAGATATGGGAGGCAGAGGAGTTATCGGGGATCGATGGTCCATGAGGATTCTCTGGGCGTGTGCAATTGGAAGTGCTGTCA GCCTATATATGGTTGCTGTGGACAGACAACTAAAGAACAGGGAACGAGCGCTGGCCGAAGAGTTAAAAGCCATGGAGGCAGAATCAGGCAGCGGTGAGGTTGCTTGA
- the HIPM gene encoding uncharacterized protein HIPM isoform X3 codes for MKIGESRRACGIWLLPVKIPPFLSFPPPLSPPSPSPNARCVSAKPLDMGGRGVIGDRWSMRILWACAIGSAVSLYMVAVDRQLKNRERALAEELKAMEAESGSGY; via the exons ATGAAAATTGGAGAAAGCAGAAGAGCATGTGGCATTTGGCTCTTACCGGTTAAAATTCCCCCGTTTCTCTCTTTCCCTCCGCCGCTCTCTCCTCCATCTCCGTCCCCAAACGCTAGGTGTGTCTCCGCCAAACCA CTAGATATGGGAGGCAGAGGAGTTATCGGGGATCGATGGTCCATGAGGATTCTCTGGGCGTGTGCAATTGGAAGTGCTGTCA GCCTATATATGGTTGCTGTGGACAGACAACTAAAGAACAGGGAACGAGCGCTGGCCGAAGAGTTAAAAGCCATGGAGGCAGAATCAGGCAGCG GATATTGA
- the LOC103448665 gene encoding MLO-like protein 11 isoform X2 yields MAKDEQEMRSLALIPTWSVATVLTILLAASLLVERGIHRLSYWLRKTNRKPLLEAVEKMKEELMLLGFISLLLTATSGMISSICIPSKFYDSNFSPCSRSEINEETESNSSQENRIPCKEGYEPIVSYEGLEQLHRFIFIMAITHISYSCLTMLLAIVKIHSWRVWEDEARKDRHDSLTEITRQLTMRRQSSFVNPSTPVVRNDIFIWVICFFRQFGHSVFRADYLTLRKGFIMNHNLSPKYDFHSYMIRSMEEEFQRIVGVSATLWGFVVAFMLLNVKGSNLYFWIAIIPIALVLLVGMKLQHIIATLALENAGITGSRREGKLRPRDDLFWFKKPELLLSLIHFCLFQNAFELATFFWFWWQFGYNSCFIRKHWLVYMRLILGFAGQFLCSYITLPLYALVTQMGTNYKAAIIPQRIRETIHGWGESARRRRRLGMYNDGSTIRTEASTEVLLEEDDHQTLDCPADDANTHDGIEVQSVSSSPASPCPVDNETSSTPATPLLQPSASISSSSVTLTIQREGIQRSASMPARRE; encoded by the exons ATGGCGAAAGATGAACAAGAAATGAGATCGTTGGCCTTGATTCCAACATGGTCTGTTGCTACTGTGTTGACAATTTTGTTGGCTGCTTCTCTGCTTGTGGAGCGCGGAATCCATAGGCTAAGCTAT TGGCTGCGGAAAACTAATCGTAAACCCTTGCTTGAAGCTGTGGAGAAAATGAAGGAAG AGTTGATGTTACTTGGGTTTATCTCTCTCCTTTTGACGGCTACCTCAGGCATGATATCCAGTATTTGCATTCCATCAAAGTTCTACGATAGCAATTTTTCACCATGCTCTAGGTCTGAGATTAATGAAGAAACTGAAAGTAATTCGTCCCAAGAAAACCGTATTCCCTGCAAAGAG GGTTATGAACCAATTGTTTCATATGAAGGCCTTGAGCAGTTGCACCGCTTCATCTTTATCATGGCAATAACACATATATCCTACAGCTGCTTAACGATGTTGCTGGCAATAGTGAAG ATTCACAGCTGGAGAGTGTGGGAGGATGAGGCTCGAAAGGACCGACATGATTCATTGACTG AGATCACACGGCAGTTGACAATGCGAAGGCAGTCTAGCTTTGTAAATCCGTCAACTCCTGTTGTCAGGAACGACATTTTTATCTGGGTG ATATGTTTCTTCCGGCAATTCGGGCATTCAGTGTTTCGTGCTGACTATTTAACACTCCGCAAGGGTTTCATCATG AATCACAACCTTTCGCCAAAGTATGACTTTCACAGCTATATGATTCGGTCTATGGAAGAGGAATTCCAAAGGATTGTTGGTGTGAG TGCCACACTCTGGGGATTTGTTGTTGCTTTCATGCTGCTTAATGTAAAAG GGTCTAATCTTTATTTCTGGATTGCAATCATTCCAATTGCG CTAGTTCTTCTTGTGGGAATGAAGCTGCAGCATATTATTGCAACCCTAGCATTGGAGAATGCTGGTATAACTGGATCTCGTCGAGAAGGAAAGCTGAGGCCTCGGGATGATCTTTTCTGGTTCAAGAAGCCTGAACTTTTGCTGTCCTTGATCCATTTTTGTTTATTCCAG AATGCATTTGAATTGGCTACattcttttggttttgg TGGCAGTTTGGGTATAATTCTTGCTTTATCCGAAAGCATTGGCTCGTGTATATGAGGCTGATTTTAGG GTTCGCCGGGCAGTTCTTGTGCAGCTACATCACCTTGCCACTGTATGCCTTGGTTACTCAG ATGGGAACGAATTATAAGGCGGCAATAATTCCACAAAGGATAAGAGAAACAATTCATGGATGGGGAGAGTCAGctaggagaagaagaaggctaGGCATGTACAACGATGGTTCAACCATTCGCACAGAAGCAAGCACAGAAGTATTGCTCGAGGAAGATGATCATCAAACGCTCGATTGCCCTGCAGATGATGCTAATACGCATGATGGAATTGAAGTGCAATCGGTTTCTAGTTCTCCGGCCAGTCCTTGCCCGGTTGATAATGAAACCTCAAGTACGCCAGCTACACCCCTTCTTCAACCATCGGCTTCTATTTCTTCTTCATCTGTTACATTGACTATTCAAAGAGAAGGTATTCAAAGATCCGCATCAATGCCAGCTAGAAGGGAATGA
- the LOC103448822 gene encoding glycine-rich cell wall structural protein 1.0-like produces the protein MASRSIGLLALVCLLSLSNAHRVLKIKDPSGHEMKMRMQKPMGQGVGIGIGTGSGTGEGVGIGRGIGEGGDGEGFGEGYGKGIGEGGDGKGFGEGYGKGIGEGGDREGFGEGYGKGIGEGGDGKGFGEGYGKGIGEGGDREGFGEGYGKGIGEGGDGKGFGEGSGKGIGEGGDGKGFGEGFGKGIGEGGDGKGFGEGYGKGIGEGGDGGFREGYGKSIGEGGHGKGFGEGYGKGIGGKGIGGKGIGEGSDREGFKEGYGKGIGEGSDGEGIGMGYGVGRGSGKGVGHGKGIGEGSGRDAGTGIGIGRGSGDSGYGEGRGVGIGTGHGDSGFEARFGIGIGSGYGSNCGGGFYVPLPGCGCSYPSEPDPDQSIDWYQVCKACSYPGAPGCGCPESSLYRYHICNSYGVLHRAGQGGQGERMQPDSSTNTPNAAKLHN, from the coding sequence ATGGCTTCCCGCAGCATTGGGTTGTTGGCACTTGTCTGCTTGCTCAGCTTGAGCAATGCCCATAGGGTCCTCAAAATCAAGGACCCAAGTGGGCATGAAATGAAAATGAGAATGCAAAAACCCATGGGCCAAGGCGTTGGCATTGGCATTGGGACTGGAAGTGGAACTGGGGAAGGTGTAGGCATTGGGAGGGGTATTGGtgaaggtggtgatggtgaaGGATTTGGAGAGGGCTATGGAAAAGGCATTGGAGAAGGTGGAGATGGGAAAGGATTTGGAGAGGGTTACGGAAAAGGCATTGGTGAAGGCGGTGATAGAGAAGGATTCGGAGAGGGCTATGGCAAAGGCATTGGAGAAGGCGGAGATGGGAAAGGATTTGGAGAGGGCTACGGAAAAGGCATTGGTGAAGGCGGTGATAGAGAAGGATTCGGAGAGGGCTATGGCAAAGGCATTGGTGAAGGTGGAGATGGGAAAGGATTCGGAGAAGGCTCTGGAAAAGGCATTGGTGAAGGCGGAGATGGGAAAGGATTTGGAGAGGGCTTCGGAAAAGGCATTGGTGAAGGTGGAGATGGGAAAGGATTTGGAGAGGGCTACGGAAAAGGCATTGGTGAAGGTGGAGATGGAGGATTCCGAGAGGGCTATGGCAAAAGCATTGGTGAAGGTGGACATGGGAAAGGATTCGGAGAGGGCTATGGAAAAGGTATTGGTGGAAAAGGTATTGGTGGAAAAGGTATTGGTGAAGGCAGTGATAGAGAAGGATTTAAAGAGGGCTATGGAAAAGGCATTGGTGAAGGTAGTGATGGTGAAGGGATTGGAATGGGCTATGGTGTTGGCAGAGGCTCTGGCAAAGGTGTTGGGCATGGAAAAGGCATTGGTGAAGGTAGTGGAAGAGACGCTGGCACTGGTATTGGCATTGGGCGAGGTTCTGGAGACAGTGGATATGGGGAGGGTCGAGGAGTTGGTATTGGGACTGGGCATGGTGATAGCGGGTTTGAGGCCCGTTTTGGCATCGGCATAGGGTCTGGTTACGGAAGCAATTGCGGTGGGGGCTTTTACGTTCCTCTCCCAGGTTGCGGTTGTAGTTACCCAAGTGAGCCAGACCCAGATCAGTCAATTGATTGGTACCAAGTTTGCAAGGCATGTAGTTACCCGGGTGCGCCGGGCTGTGGCTGCCCTGAAAGCTCACTTTATAGGTACCATATCTGCAACAGTTATGGTGTCCTCCACCGAGCAGGCCAGGGTGGACAAGGAGAACGCATGCAACCAGATTCATCAACCAACACACCAAATGCTGCAAAGCTACATAACTAG
- the LOC103448665 gene encoding MLO-like protein 11 isoform X1 has protein sequence MAKDEQEMRSLALIPTWSVATVLTILLAASLLVERGIHRLSYWLRKTNRKPLLEAVEKMKEELMLLGFISLLLTATSGMISSICIPSKFYDSNFSPCSRSEINEETESNSSQENRIPCKEGYEPIVSYEGLEQLHRFIFIMAITHISYSCLTMLLAIVKIHSWRVWEDEARKDRHDSLTDSVTEITRQLTMRRQSSFVNPSTPVVRNDIFIWVICFFRQFGHSVFRADYLTLRKGFIMNHNLSPKYDFHSYMIRSMEEEFQRIVGVSATLWGFVVAFMLLNVKGSNLYFWIAIIPIALVLLVGMKLQHIIATLALENAGITGSRREGKLRPRDDLFWFKKPELLLSLIHFCLFQNAFELATFFWFWWQFGYNSCFIRKHWLVYMRLILGFAGQFLCSYITLPLYALVTQMGTNYKAAIIPQRIRETIHGWGESARRRRRLGMYNDGSTIRTEASTEVLLEEDDHQTLDCPADDANTHDGIEVQSVSSSPASPCPVDNETSSTPATPLLQPSASISSSSVTLTIQREGIQRSASMPARRE, from the exons ATGGCGAAAGATGAACAAGAAATGAGATCGTTGGCCTTGATTCCAACATGGTCTGTTGCTACTGTGTTGACAATTTTGTTGGCTGCTTCTCTGCTTGTGGAGCGCGGAATCCATAGGCTAAGCTAT TGGCTGCGGAAAACTAATCGTAAACCCTTGCTTGAAGCTGTGGAGAAAATGAAGGAAG AGTTGATGTTACTTGGGTTTATCTCTCTCCTTTTGACGGCTACCTCAGGCATGATATCCAGTATTTGCATTCCATCAAAGTTCTACGATAGCAATTTTTCACCATGCTCTAGGTCTGAGATTAATGAAGAAACTGAAAGTAATTCGTCCCAAGAAAACCGTATTCCCTGCAAAGAG GGTTATGAACCAATTGTTTCATATGAAGGCCTTGAGCAGTTGCACCGCTTCATCTTTATCATGGCAATAACACATATATCCTACAGCTGCTTAACGATGTTGCTGGCAATAGTGAAG ATTCACAGCTGGAGAGTGTGGGAGGATGAGGCTCGAAAGGACCGACATGATTCATTGACTG ACTCTGTAACAGAGATCACACGGCAGTTGACAATGCGAAGGCAGTCTAGCTTTGTAAATCCGTCAACTCCTGTTGTCAGGAACGACATTTTTATCTGGGTG ATATGTTTCTTCCGGCAATTCGGGCATTCAGTGTTTCGTGCTGACTATTTAACACTCCGCAAGGGTTTCATCATG AATCACAACCTTTCGCCAAAGTATGACTTTCACAGCTATATGATTCGGTCTATGGAAGAGGAATTCCAAAGGATTGTTGGTGTGAG TGCCACACTCTGGGGATTTGTTGTTGCTTTCATGCTGCTTAATGTAAAAG GGTCTAATCTTTATTTCTGGATTGCAATCATTCCAATTGCG CTAGTTCTTCTTGTGGGAATGAAGCTGCAGCATATTATTGCAACCCTAGCATTGGAGAATGCTGGTATAACTGGATCTCGTCGAGAAGGAAAGCTGAGGCCTCGGGATGATCTTTTCTGGTTCAAGAAGCCTGAACTTTTGCTGTCCTTGATCCATTTTTGTTTATTCCAG AATGCATTTGAATTGGCTACattcttttggttttgg TGGCAGTTTGGGTATAATTCTTGCTTTATCCGAAAGCATTGGCTCGTGTATATGAGGCTGATTTTAGG GTTCGCCGGGCAGTTCTTGTGCAGCTACATCACCTTGCCACTGTATGCCTTGGTTACTCAG ATGGGAACGAATTATAAGGCGGCAATAATTCCACAAAGGATAAGAGAAACAATTCATGGATGGGGAGAGTCAGctaggagaagaagaaggctaGGCATGTACAACGATGGTTCAACCATTCGCACAGAAGCAAGCACAGAAGTATTGCTCGAGGAAGATGATCATCAAACGCTCGATTGCCCTGCAGATGATGCTAATACGCATGATGGAATTGAAGTGCAATCGGTTTCTAGTTCTCCGGCCAGTCCTTGCCCGGTTGATAATGAAACCTCAAGTACGCCAGCTACACCCCTTCTTCAACCATCGGCTTCTATTTCTTCTTCATCTGTTACATTGACTATTCAAAGAGAAGGTATTCAAAGATCCGCATCAATGCCAGCTAGAAGGGAATGA
- the LOC103423059 gene encoding putative nuclear RNA export factor SDE5, translating into MQALNTPAASCDDERRDLEYLLEAFSSMVSLKDIASAYCQAKCNVEMAGEILCRSHLTSSNGASSSKVKLEGASATSLEGPESGRDFASAVHAGVSTAKSIQNPFNGMDNTRALKSKKLSASVGTVSGMIGKEYSRPRASTIEYTEVKKPLKLDWKEVPASAIWSEEVQSTTPPTNSKLQADAEEFLCKMLGEGFKLDMNVIREVLGLCGYDVQKSMENLLFMSASTLEKSDDVVGLAGLKSAEKRPDQHSAHSDLSESPVGEGDGLLSQQVLQALFHVPERTDEAPKRSLPSREVKRYKYKGLKGYVVKPFIDTVVECKATVALAPQGVSGPDGDDDNGYEVLRKSVKEYWITMKEYYKAAFNAFCEGDRARSDKLLEKGHYFNKMAREADEKSAQMLIQAQSSEDDVSLDLQNHEPKEAIRLLRSQLTYLSGIPAFKYLRVIVGLNDEDTTGGARRRLIVKQLEKESIKWTEEENGRTISIRVDEIDPKSLSFSKK; encoded by the exons ATGCAAGCACTTAACACACCTGCTGCAAGCTGTGATGACGAGAGAAGGGACTTGGAGTATTTGCTTGAAGCATTTAGCTCAATGGTTTCTCTTAAGGACATAGCCTCCGCATACTGCCAGGCGAAGTGCAATGTAGAAATGGCTGGTGAAATTCTTTGCAGATCACATTTAACTTCCTCAAACGGTGCTAGTTCCTCAAAAGTTAAGCTTGAGGGTGCAAGCGCAACTTCTTTGGAAGGCCCGGAATCTGGACGGGACTTTGCAAGTGCAGTTCATGCAGGTGTGTCAACCGCCAAAAGTATTCAGAATCCCTTCAATGGAATGGACAACACCAGAGCATTGAAGTCAAAAAAACTTTCTGCTTCAGTGGGTACTGTTTCAGGGATGATTGGAAAGGAGTACAGTAGGCCCAGAGCATCAACAATTGAATATACTGAAGTGAAGAAACCATTAAAACTAGATTGGAAAGAAGTGCCTGCCTCTGCGATATGGAGTGAAGAAGTCCAATCAACCACGCCACCAACAAACAGCAAACTGCAAGCTGATGCTGAAGAATTTCTGTGTAAAATGCTTGGAGAGGGCTTTAAACTTGATATGAATGTGATCCGAGAAGTTCTTG GCCTTTGTGGATATGATGTGCAGAAG AGCATGGAGAATCTTCTTTTCATGTCAGCATCAACATTGGAGAAGTCTGATGATGTTGTCGGCTTAGCTGGTTTGAAG TCTGCAGAGAAGCGTCCAGATCAACATTCTGCCCATAG TGATTTATCTGAATCACCAGTAGGAGAAGGAGATGGGCTTCTTAGCCAACAGGTTTTACAAGCATTGTTTCATGTTCCTGAAAGAACTGACGAAGCACCTAAAAGAAGTCTCCCATCGAGGGAAGTGAAAAGATATAAATACAAGGGACTTAAGGGATACGTGGTTAAACCATTTATAGACACGGTTGTAGAATGTAAAGCTACTGTAGCACTAGCACCACAAGGAGTTTCCGGGCCAG ATGGAGATGATGATAATGGCTATGAGGTCCTACGTAAATCTGTGAAAGAATACTGGATCACAATGAAGGAATACTATAAAGCT GCTTTTAATGCATTTTGTGAGGGTGATCGTGCACGTTCAGACAAACTGCTAGAGAAG GGACATTACTTTAACAAAATGGCACGGGAAGCAGACGAAAAATCTGCTCAAATGCTTATTCAAGCTCAGAGTAG TGAAGATGATGTGTCTCTTGACTTGCAAAACCACGAGCCCAAGGAAGCTATACGTCTTCTAAGATCTCAGTTAACCTATCTCTCTGGCATCCCAG CTTTCAAGTATCTTCGGGTCATAGTGGGATTGAATGATGAAGATACAACAGGAGGAGCCCGGAGAAGACTG
- the LOC103448665 gene encoding MLO-like protein 11 isoform X4: protein MAKDEQEMRSLALIPTWSVATVLTILLAASLLVERGIHRLSYWLRKTNRKPLLEAVEKMKEELMLLGFISLLLTATSGMISSICIPSKFYDSNFSPCSRSEINEETESNSSQENRIPCKEGYEPIVSYEGLEQLHRFIFIMAITHISYSCLTMLLAIVKIHSWRVWEDEARKDRHDSLTEITRQLTMRRQSSFVNPSTPVVRNDIFIWVNHNLSPKYDFHSYMIRSMEEEFQRIVGVSATLWGFVVAFMLLNVKGSNLYFWIAIIPIALVLLVGMKLQHIIATLALENAGITGSRREGKLRPRDDLFWFKKPELLLSLIHFCLFQNAFELATFFWFWWQFGYNSCFIRKHWLVYMRLILGFAGQFLCSYITLPLYALVTQMGTNYKAAIIPQRIRETIHGWGESARRRRRLGMYNDGSTIRTEASTEVLLEEDDHQTLDCPADDANTHDGIEVQSVSSSPASPCPVDNETSSTPATPLLQPSASISSSSVTLTIQREGIQRSASMPARRE, encoded by the exons ATGGCGAAAGATGAACAAGAAATGAGATCGTTGGCCTTGATTCCAACATGGTCTGTTGCTACTGTGTTGACAATTTTGTTGGCTGCTTCTCTGCTTGTGGAGCGCGGAATCCATAGGCTAAGCTAT TGGCTGCGGAAAACTAATCGTAAACCCTTGCTTGAAGCTGTGGAGAAAATGAAGGAAG AGTTGATGTTACTTGGGTTTATCTCTCTCCTTTTGACGGCTACCTCAGGCATGATATCCAGTATTTGCATTCCATCAAAGTTCTACGATAGCAATTTTTCACCATGCTCTAGGTCTGAGATTAATGAAGAAACTGAAAGTAATTCGTCCCAAGAAAACCGTATTCCCTGCAAAGAG GGTTATGAACCAATTGTTTCATATGAAGGCCTTGAGCAGTTGCACCGCTTCATCTTTATCATGGCAATAACACATATATCCTACAGCTGCTTAACGATGTTGCTGGCAATAGTGAAG ATTCACAGCTGGAGAGTGTGGGAGGATGAGGCTCGAAAGGACCGACATGATTCATTGACTG AGATCACACGGCAGTTGACAATGCGAAGGCAGTCTAGCTTTGTAAATCCGTCAACTCCTGTTGTCAGGAACGACATTTTTATCTGGGTG AATCACAACCTTTCGCCAAAGTATGACTTTCACAGCTATATGATTCGGTCTATGGAAGAGGAATTCCAAAGGATTGTTGGTGTGAG TGCCACACTCTGGGGATTTGTTGTTGCTTTCATGCTGCTTAATGTAAAAG GGTCTAATCTTTATTTCTGGATTGCAATCATTCCAATTGCG CTAGTTCTTCTTGTGGGAATGAAGCTGCAGCATATTATTGCAACCCTAGCATTGGAGAATGCTGGTATAACTGGATCTCGTCGAGAAGGAAAGCTGAGGCCTCGGGATGATCTTTTCTGGTTCAAGAAGCCTGAACTTTTGCTGTCCTTGATCCATTTTTGTTTATTCCAG AATGCATTTGAATTGGCTACattcttttggttttgg TGGCAGTTTGGGTATAATTCTTGCTTTATCCGAAAGCATTGGCTCGTGTATATGAGGCTGATTTTAGG GTTCGCCGGGCAGTTCTTGTGCAGCTACATCACCTTGCCACTGTATGCCTTGGTTACTCAG ATGGGAACGAATTATAAGGCGGCAATAATTCCACAAAGGATAAGAGAAACAATTCATGGATGGGGAGAGTCAGctaggagaagaagaaggctaGGCATGTACAACGATGGTTCAACCATTCGCACAGAAGCAAGCACAGAAGTATTGCTCGAGGAAGATGATCATCAAACGCTCGATTGCCCTGCAGATGATGCTAATACGCATGATGGAATTGAAGTGCAATCGGTTTCTAGTTCTCCGGCCAGTCCTTGCCCGGTTGATAATGAAACCTCAAGTACGCCAGCTACACCCCTTCTTCAACCATCGGCTTCTATTTCTTCTTCATCTGTTACATTGACTATTCAAAGAGAAGGTATTCAAAGATCCGCATCAATGCCAGCTAGAAGGGAATGA